From Streptomyces sp. TLI_105, the proteins below share one genomic window:
- a CDS encoding ATP-binding protein, which translates to MNLTFTTATKEQAKARIALAGPTGSGKTYTALVTAAGLGERVALIDTEHGSAAKYADEFAFDTLPLTTFQPTTLVDALAVAAHEGYDVMIVDSLSHFWSGTGGMLEQVDNAAKRLGAGGSFAGWKEARPQERAMIDALLAYPGHLIVTMRTKTEYVVEADERGRKVPRKIGLKPEQREGIEYEFDIVGDLDHENTLVISKSRAKPLSGTVLHRPGPEFAEAVLDWLEAGKPALSVSDYVTAATAPGASHEELRALYEEARRHNLLGAAVLDDTGETRTLGQLIVRHGTAAARNRVAEDVESGAGTRRENGTERKDKSA; encoded by the coding sequence GTGAACCTCACCTTCACCACCGCCACCAAGGAACAGGCCAAGGCCCGCATCGCGCTCGCCGGCCCCACCGGGTCGGGCAAGACCTATACCGCCCTGGTCACCGCCGCCGGGCTCGGCGAGCGGGTCGCCCTGATCGACACCGAGCACGGCAGCGCCGCCAAGTACGCCGACGAGTTCGCCTTCGACACCCTCCCGCTCACGACGTTCCAGCCCACCACCCTCGTCGACGCGCTCGCGGTGGCTGCCCACGAGGGCTACGACGTCATGATCGTCGATTCCCTGAGTCACTTCTGGTCCGGCACCGGCGGGATGCTGGAGCAGGTCGACAACGCGGCCAAGCGCCTCGGGGCGGGCGGCAGCTTCGCCGGCTGGAAGGAGGCCCGCCCCCAGGAGCGGGCGATGATCGACGCCCTGCTCGCCTACCCCGGTCACCTCATCGTCACCATGCGCACCAAGACCGAGTACGTCGTGGAGGCCGACGAGCGCGGCCGCAAGGTGCCGCGCAAGATCGGGCTCAAGCCCGAGCAGCGGGAGGGCATCGAGTACGAATTCGACATCGTCGGCGATCTCGACCACGAGAACACCCTGGTGATCTCCAAGTCCCGGGCGAAGCCGCTGTCCGGGACGGTGCTCCACAGGCCGGGCCCGGAGTTCGCCGAGGCCGTCCTCGACTGGCTGGAGGCCGGCAAGCCCGCCCTCTCCGTCTCCGACTACGTCACGGCGGCCACCGCGCCGGGCGCCAGCCACGAGGAGCTGCGCGCCCTGTACGAGGAGGCCCGTCGGCACAACCTGCTGGGCGCCGCCGTCCTGGACGACACCGGGGAGACCCGCACGCTCGGCCAGCTGATAGTGCGCCACGGCACCGCGGCGGCGAGGAACAGGGTCGCCGAGGACGTCGAGTCCGGGGCCGGGACCAGGCGGGAGAACGGGACCGAGCGGAAGGACAAGTCCGCATGA
- the recA gene encoding recombinase RecA, producing MKEQDREEALELALAQIEKRFGAGSVMRLGDEPGTPIEVIPTGSIALDLALGVGGLPRGRVVEIYGPESSGKTTLALHAMANAQKAGRTAAFIDAEYGLDIEYAKKLGVDTDALLVCQPDNGEQALQIADTLIHSGALDLIVVDSVAALVPRAEIEGEMGDPHVGLQARLMSQALRKIAGAMGHSGTTMIFINQLREKIGVIFGSPETTPGGRALKFYASVRLDIRRIETLKDGTDAVGNRTRVKVAKNKVAPPFRQAEFDILYGRGISREGELIDLGVQQGLVRKSGTWYTYEGDRLGQGKENARTFLRDHPDLADEIEKKIREKLGIGAKPETPAAEPRADAANRVAAPGTVPFDSVTTGRRLTGTTPSAPSGPAPRVLLDGTPAGP from the coding sequence ATGAAGGAACAGGACCGCGAGGAAGCGCTCGAGCTCGCCCTCGCCCAGATCGAAAAACGGTTCGGCGCAGGCTCGGTGATGCGCCTGGGCGATGAGCCGGGGACCCCGATCGAGGTCATCCCCACCGGCTCGATCGCCCTGGATCTCGCCCTCGGTGTCGGCGGCCTGCCGCGCGGCCGCGTGGTGGAGATCTACGGCCCGGAGTCCTCCGGCAAGACGACCCTGGCCCTGCACGCCATGGCCAACGCGCAGAAGGCAGGCAGGACCGCGGCGTTCATCGACGCCGAGTACGGCCTCGACATCGAGTACGCCAAGAAGCTCGGCGTCGACACCGACGCCCTGCTGGTCTGCCAGCCGGACAACGGCGAACAGGCCCTGCAGATCGCCGACACCCTCATCCACTCCGGCGCCCTGGACCTCATCGTCGTCGACTCCGTCGCCGCGCTGGTGCCGCGCGCGGAGATCGAGGGCGAGATGGGCGACCCGCACGTCGGTCTGCAGGCCCGGCTGATGAGCCAGGCGCTCCGGAAGATCGCCGGCGCGATGGGCCACTCCGGAACCACGATGATCTTCATCAACCAGCTGCGCGAGAAGATCGGCGTGATCTTCGGATCGCCGGAGACCACACCCGGCGGCCGCGCCCTGAAGTTCTACGCCTCGGTCCGTCTGGACATCCGCCGGATCGAGACCCTCAAGGACGGCACGGACGCGGTCGGCAACCGCACCCGCGTCAAGGTGGCCAAGAACAAGGTCGCCCCGCCGTTCAGGCAGGCCGAGTTCGACATCCTCTACGGCCGGGGCATCAGCCGCGAGGGCGAGCTGATCGACCTGGGCGTCCAGCAAGGCCTCGTCCGCAAGTCCGGCACCTGGTACACGTACGAGGGCGACCGGCTCGGCCAGGGCAAGGAGAACGCCCGCACCTTCCTCAGGGACCACCCCGACCTCGCCGACGAGATCGAGAAGAAGATCAGGGAGAAACTGGGCATCGGGGCGAAGCCGGAGACCCCGGCGGCGGAGCCCCGGGCGGATGCGGCGAACCGAGTGGCCGCCCCCGGCACCGTGCCGTTCGATTCGGTCACGACCGGTCGGCGCCTCACCGGGACGACCCCGTCGGCCCCGAGCGGTCCGGCCCCCCGCGTCCTCCTCGACGGCACCCCGGCCGGGCCGTGA
- the ruvB gene encoding Holliday junction branch migration DNA helicase RuvB — protein MNRDGTMFPGAATPRDETPTPGRTAAGRPTAAEPVHRPVAAPADGEDRATEAALRPKILDGFIGQERVREQLDLVLRAARQRSATADHVLLSGAPGLGKTTLAMIIAAEMGAPLRITSGPAIQHPGALAAVLASLTGGEVLFLDEIHRMSRPAEEMLYLAMEDFRVDIVVGTGLDATAMSLELPPFTLVGATVRAGLLLPPLRDRFGFTAHMEFYDPAELERVIHRSARLLEVEIEPAGAAEIAGRSRGTPRIANRLLRRVRDYAQVTADGVVTREIASAALGVYEVDGRGLDRLDRAVLHALLKLFGGGPVGLATLAVAVGEERETVEEVAEPFLVREGLLARTPRGRVATPAAWAHVGLVPPPGPSRPSWAAFPGPHQSGDSGQDGPPGGRPERTTSPAAPRHRPPPR, from the coding sequence GTGAACCGGGACGGCACCATGTTCCCCGGCGCCGCCACGCCCCGGGACGAGACGCCGACCCCGGGCAGGACCGCCGCCGGCCGGCCCACCGCGGCGGAGCCGGTCCACCGGCCGGTCGCAGCCCCCGCCGACGGCGAGGACCGGGCCACCGAGGCGGCGTTGCGCCCCAAGATCCTGGACGGGTTCATCGGCCAGGAACGGGTCCGCGAGCAGCTCGACCTCGTCCTCCGGGCCGCGCGGCAGCGGAGCGCCACCGCCGACCACGTGCTGCTCTCCGGTGCCCCGGGGCTCGGCAAGACCACCCTGGCGATGATCATCGCCGCGGAGATGGGAGCCCCGCTGCGCATCACCTCCGGCCCCGCCATCCAGCACCCCGGGGCCCTGGCGGCGGTCCTGGCCTCGCTCACCGGGGGCGAGGTCCTCTTCCTCGACGAGATCCACCGCATGTCCCGGCCCGCCGAGGAGATGCTCTACCTGGCGATGGAGGACTTCCGCGTCGACATCGTCGTCGGCACCGGCCTCGACGCGACCGCCATGTCCCTCGAGCTGCCGCCGTTCACCCTCGTCGGCGCCACCGTCCGGGCCGGCCTGCTGCTCCCGCCGCTGCGCGACCGCTTCGGCTTCACCGCCCACATGGAGTTCTACGACCCGGCCGAACTGGAGCGCGTCATCCACCGCTCCGCCCGGCTGCTGGAGGTGGAGATCGAGCCCGCGGGCGCCGCCGAGATCGCCGGCCGCTCCCGCGGCACGCCCCGCATCGCCAACCGGCTGCTGCGCCGGGTGCGGGACTACGCCCAGGTCACCGCGGACGGCGTGGTCACCCGAGAGATCGCGTCCGCGGCCCTGGGGGTCTACGAGGTCGACGGCCGTGGCCTGGACCGCTTGGACCGGGCCGTGCTGCACGCCCTGCTGAAGCTGTTCGGCGGCGGACCGGTGGGCCTGGCCACCCTCGCGGTCGCCGTGGGGGAGGAGCGGGAGACGGTGGAGGAGGTCGCCGAGCCGTTCCTGGTTCGGGAGGGGCTGCTGGCCCGGACGCCCCGGGGGCGGGTCGCGACGCCCGCCGCCTGGGCCCACGTCGGGCTCGTACCGCCGCCCGGGCCGTCCCGGCCGTCCTGGGCCGCGTTCCCGGGACCGCATCAGAGTGGCGATTCCGGACAGGACGGCCCGCCCGGAGGCCGCCCCGAACGGACCACCTCCCCGGCCGCCCCCCGGCACCGCCCCCCGCCACGGTGA
- a CDS encoding dodecin: MSNHTYRVTEIVGTSTEGVDEAIRNGINRASQTLRGLDWFEVTQVRGHIVDGAIEHYQVGLKVGFRLEDDQA, translated from the coding sequence ATGTCGAATCACACCTACCGCGTCACCGAGATCGTCGGCACCTCCACCGAAGGCGTCGACGAGGCCATCCGCAACGGCATCAACCGCGCCTCGCAGACCCTGAGGGGACTCGACTGGTTCGAGGTCACGCAGGTGCGCGGCCACATCGTCGACGGCGCGATCGAGCACTACCAGGTCGGGCTGAAGGTCGGCTTCCGCCTGGAGGACGACCAGGCCTGA
- a CDS encoding deoxynucleoside kinase translates to MSVICVGGMIGIGKTSVAELLAKELGSEVFYESVDDNPILPLFYSASPEEIQAKRYPFLLQLYFLQTRFAAIKEAYKQGDNVLDRSIYEDWYFAKVNHDLGRISSLEMQVYEGLLEEMMREIDGLPYRKAPDLMVYLKADFETVLHRIGLRGRDFEQDESLVEYYRTLWSGYDDWVHKHYSASEVLVIDMNRTDVVNNPEDADRVAREVKDALAASRRV, encoded by the coding sequence ATGTCGGTGATCTGCGTCGGAGGCATGATCGGGATCGGCAAGACCAGTGTCGCCGAACTGCTCGCCAAGGAGCTGGGCAGCGAAGTCTTCTACGAGAGCGTGGACGACAACCCGATCCTTCCCCTCTTCTACTCGGCGAGCCCCGAGGAGATACAGGCGAAGCGCTACCCCTTCCTCCTCCAGCTGTACTTCCTGCAGACGCGGTTCGCCGCGATCAAGGAGGCGTACAAGCAGGGCGACAACGTGCTCGACCGCTCCATCTACGAGGACTGGTACTTCGCCAAGGTCAATCACGACCTGGGCCGGATCAGCTCCCTCGAGATGCAGGTGTACGAGGGGCTGCTCGAGGAGATGATGCGCGAGATCGACGGCCTGCCGTACCGCAAGGCACCCGACCTCATGGTCTATCTCAAGGCGGACTTCGAGACGGTGCTGCACCGCATCGGGCTGCGGGGACGCGACTTCGAACAGGACGAGAGCCTCGTCGAGTACTACCGGACGCTGTGGTCCGGCTACGACGACTGGGTCCACAAGCACTACTCGGCCAGCGAGGTCCTCGTCATCGACATGAACCGCACGGACGTGGTGAACAACCCCGAGGACGCGGACCGCGTGGCGCGCGAGGTCAAGGACGCCCTGGCGGCGAGCCGGCGCGTCTGA
- a CDS encoding single-stranded DNA-binding protein, with product MVGETVITVVGNLTDDPELRLTPSGDTVAHFTVASTPRTFDRQSNEWRDAETLFLRCSIWRQEAEHAAESLTRGTRVIVQGRLRQRTYETREGERRTVIELEADEIGPSLRFTSVTITKPPHTGVPAGSRGGPRPSAEDLFTRPDGERPVPAEGGGRAPREETDPF from the coding sequence ATGGTCGGTGAAACCGTCATCACCGTCGTCGGCAACCTGACCGACGACCCCGAGCTGCGCCTCACCCCGTCCGGCGACACGGTCGCGCACTTCACCGTCGCGTCCACGCCCCGCACCTTCGACCGGCAGAGCAACGAATGGCGGGACGCCGAGACGCTGTTCCTGCGCTGCTCGATCTGGCGGCAGGAGGCGGAGCACGCCGCCGAGTCCCTGACCCGCGGCACCCGCGTCATCGTCCAGGGACGGCTGCGCCAGCGGACGTACGAGACCCGGGAGGGCGAGAGGCGGACCGTCATCGAGCTGGAGGCCGACGAGATCGGCCCGTCGCTGCGGTTCACCTCCGTGACGATCACCAAACCCCCGCACACCGGCGTCCCCGCCGGCTCCCGCGGCGGCCCCCGTCCTTCTGCCGAGGACCTGTTCACCCGGCCCGACGGCGAGCGACCGGTCCCCGCAGAGGGCGGAGGACGCGCCCCCCGCGAGGAGACGGACCCCTTCTGA
- a CDS encoding M48 family metallopeptidase, giving the protein MRFALLIAAMATVSALLVNGTSSVLLSSVRWEELQEYHDCYARATEEAARERGSATDIRVPVELDMGDCEDPRAGASRLVTAGVSAGLLLALLGAYVGLPWHRTRRRGYRPLTGMPELSAYLAGLLGESGVRARVGFLAEPLNPAVHALAFGRLGRRRVVLSGGLLTLYSLDRAAFRSIVLHELAHIRNRDLDIAFLTLILWRASMPTLGVSTVVAAPASLLLGGALAGSVLAFAAQVPLLAVLVTLLKNAVLRSRELYADARVTEWEGSADGLRRLFGAVPARQDASIGRGLLSVHPPLARRARALTDRGVLYEAGFWDMCAVGAAGAFVYDMVRLGPIGGGSQAGPITELAATVLSGVLVVGAAGTVLWQSVAHAPGSLTPARVRRAGLGLGLGLGVFRLLSPSGVFSLVSVGGKGASLALPYLALTSLCGWALVRWLVLVAVAWEPVLARNRRPRRVLWTVLAVGAAGVLPMAAFLLTLPSMTLYAAVFIAPSLPGAVVFVGGAGVLVFTRTASLVVPVMLTAAVVPLLGQHVSWRPGARHTFTGFGPPGPPPGFPVRLGVPAASASAAAALLVVWIGVPAPEVMVVGVLMAGQVAAAFWAGGGYAPLPLARGALAAFGAGLFGVSAWGVLVRLVGCLTPGPDPCAPLPGAAHLHLALTVAPVGTLLAWAVHALTVRARRAGTRGHRA; this is encoded by the coding sequence GTGCGCTTCGCGCTGCTGATCGCCGCGATGGCCACCGTGTCGGCCCTCCTGGTGAACGGCACCTCGTCCGTCCTCCTGTCGTCGGTGCGGTGGGAGGAGCTGCAGGAGTACCACGACTGCTACGCCCGGGCGACGGAGGAAGCGGCCCGTGAACGCGGCTCCGCCACGGACATCCGCGTCCCCGTCGAGCTCGACATGGGCGACTGCGAGGACCCGCGCGCCGGCGCGAGCCGACTGGTCACCGCCGGAGTCTCGGCCGGCCTGCTCCTTGCCCTCCTCGGTGCCTACGTCGGCCTGCCCTGGCATCGGACCCGGCGGCGCGGCTACCGCCCGCTCACCGGCATGCCCGAGCTGTCCGCCTATCTGGCGGGCCTGCTCGGCGAGTCGGGAGTGCGAGCGCGGGTCGGCTTCCTCGCCGAACCGCTGAATCCGGCGGTCCACGCTCTGGCCTTCGGGCGGCTCGGACGGCGCCGGGTGGTCCTGAGCGGTGGGCTGCTCACCCTGTACTCCCTGGACCGGGCGGCGTTCCGGAGCATCGTCCTCCACGAACTGGCGCACATCCGCAACCGGGACCTGGACATCGCCTTCCTGACGCTGATCCTGTGGCGGGCGAGCATGCCGACACTCGGCGTGTCGACCGTTGTCGCGGCCCCGGCCTCCCTGCTCCTCGGGGGCGCGCTCGCGGGCTCCGTCCTGGCGTTCGCCGCCCAGGTCCCGTTGCTCGCCGTACTGGTGACCCTGCTCAAGAACGCGGTGCTGCGCAGCCGGGAGCTGTACGCCGACGCGCGGGTGACGGAGTGGGAGGGTTCGGCCGACGGCCTGCGCAGGCTGTTCGGCGCCGTTCCCGCCCGGCAGGACGCGAGCATCGGCCGTGGTCTGCTGAGCGTCCACCCGCCGCTCGCCCGGAGGGCGCGGGCGCTGACCGACCGCGGGGTCCTGTACGAGGCCGGCTTCTGGGACATGTGCGCGGTCGGGGCGGCGGGTGCCTTCGTCTACGACATGGTGCGGCTGGGGCCGATCGGCGGCGGCAGCCAGGCCGGACCGATCACGGAGCTCGCCGCGACGGTCCTCTCCGGGGTCCTGGTGGTGGGCGCGGCGGGGACGGTGCTGTGGCAGTCGGTGGCGCACGCTCCGGGCTCCCTCACCCCGGCGCGGGTCCGGCGGGCCGGTCTCGGTCTGGGCCTCGGCCTGGGGGTGTTCCGGCTGCTGTCCCCGTCGGGGGTCTTCAGCCTGGTGAGCGTGGGAGGGAAAGGGGCGTCGCTGGCCCTTCCGTACCTCGCCCTGACGAGTCTGTGCGGCTGGGCCCTCGTACGGTGGCTGGTGCTGGTCGCGGTGGCCTGGGAGCCGGTACTGGCCCGCAACCGCCGTCCGCGACGGGTGCTGTGGACGGTTCTCGCGGTGGGCGCGGCCGGTGTGCTGCCGATGGCCGCCTTTCTCCTGACGCTTCCGTCGATGACGCTGTACGCGGCGGTGTTCATCGCGCCGTCGCTGCCGGGCGCGGTGGTCTTCGTCGGCGGCGCGGGCGTTCTGGTGTTCACCCGGACCGCATCACTGGTGGTGCCGGTGATGCTCACGGCCGCGGTGGTGCCGCTGCTCGGGCAGCACGTGTCGTGGCGTCCCGGTGCCCGGCACACCTTCACCGGATTCGGCCCGCCGGGGCCACCGCCGGGCTTCCCCGTCCGTCTCGGCGTCCCGGCGGCGTCGGCGTCCGCGGCGGCGGCGTTGCTGGTCGTGTGGATCGGCGTCCCCGCCCCCGAAGTGATGGTGGTGGGGGTGCTGATGGCCGGTCAGGTGGCGGCTGCCTTCTGGGCGGGCGGAGGCTACGCACCGCTCCCGCTCGCCAGGGGCGCCCTGGCGGCCTTCGGTGCGGGCCTCTTCGGAGTGTCGGCCTGGGGCGTGCTGGTGAGACTCGTGGGCTGCCTCACCCCGGGCCCGGACCCCTGCGCCCCGCTCCCCGGGGCGGCCCACCTCCACCTCGCCCTCACGGTGGCCCCTGTGGGCACCCTGCTGGCCTGGGCCGTCCACGCGCTCACCGTCCGAGCCCGCCGGGCTGGGACACGGGGTCACCGAGCTTGA
- a CDS encoding transcriptional regulator yields the protein MPTPPFSPAQARAARLRIGLTHEQVVVGMAQLGLYRPVEALVSWESGAVAPSEVELFALASALWCPVPVLMDLKPRSLREHRLARQFSAERLALRIGMDVHDYARAESDHRWSGTDRQALLLADALGLEPGELLKAIGRAGDLDGRLRQAVEGRWKQHATPLARLVGAPERTVARALRTLHQEYARFNERYMGHLVARSDSARLKEIATERTEWLHALSDRFLHLVAHDSST from the coding sequence ATGCCCACCCCTCCGTTCTCTCCCGCCCAGGCCCGGGCCGCCCGTCTCCGTATCGGCCTGACTCATGAACAGGTCGTCGTCGGCATGGCGCAGTTGGGGTTGTACCGCCCGGTGGAGGCCCTCGTGTCCTGGGAGTCGGGGGCGGTGGCACCTTCGGAGGTCGAACTCTTCGCGCTGGCCAGCGCGTTGTGGTGCCCTGTGCCGGTGCTCATGGACCTGAAGCCGAGATCTCTTCGCGAGCATCGCCTGGCCCGGCAGTTCAGCGCCGAGCGGCTGGCCCTGCGCATCGGCATGGACGTGCACGACTACGCCCGCGCCGAGAGCGACCACCGCTGGAGCGGAACCGACCGGCAGGCCCTGCTGCTTGCGGACGCCCTGGGCCTCGAACCGGGCGAACTGCTGAAGGCCATCGGGCGGGCCGGCGACCTCGACGGTCGGCTCCGCCAGGCCGTCGAAGGCCGATGGAAGCAACACGCCACCCCGCTCGCGCGGCTCGTCGGCGCACCTGAGCGCACGGTGGCGCGGGCGCTGCGTACCCTGCACCAGGAGTACGCCCGCTTCAACGAGCGCTACATGGGCCATCTCGTAGCCCGCAGCGACAGTGCACGACTGAAGGAGATCGCCACGGAACGGACCGAGTGGCTGCACGCTCTGTCGGACCGTTTCCTCCACCTCGTCGCCCATGACTCCTCGACCTGA
- a CDS encoding nucleobase:cation symporter-2 family protein: MAPQASRRRSLTTPHPVDEVLPLPTLALYGFQHVLAFYAGAVLVPVILGSSLGLSGQELVYLINADLVTAGIATIIQAWGFWRVGARLPLVQGATFTAVSPMIAIGQGAGGGTAGLLVVYGAVITGGVAAFLIAPFAGRLTTYFPPIVTGTLLTVIGIVLIPVALRDVGGGSALMDGPHYGDPVNLAYAGGTLLFILLVMRFGGPPLRSVAILLGLVGGTAVAWLLGDVDLGAVDQADWLGVSTPFHYGLPHFSVFPMLAMVVVMLITMVETTGDVYAMGEITGRRVDGDTVSRALRADGVATVLGGVLNSFPYVAFAENIGLVRISRVTSRFVVVAAGVFMILLGLVPKAGALVASVPHPVLGAAAVAMFGMVATVGIQILGKVDLREERNAIILAVSLGTAMLPTAVAPFFERMPAEVRAVLGSGITLGTLTAVLLNLFFHVFESRRKRKDIDWDGLAAYDDGTGAQTATAR, encoded by the coding sequence ATGGCACCACAGGCCTCGCGCCGACGATCCCTCACCACCCCGCACCCGGTGGACGAGGTACTTCCACTCCCCACCCTCGCGCTCTACGGATTCCAGCACGTCCTGGCCTTCTACGCCGGTGCGGTGCTCGTACCGGTGATCCTCGGCAGCAGCCTCGGCCTTTCCGGGCAGGAGCTCGTCTACCTCATCAACGCCGACCTGGTCACTGCCGGGATCGCCACCATCATCCAGGCGTGGGGTTTCTGGCGGGTCGGAGCCCGGCTACCGCTCGTTCAGGGCGCGACCTTCACCGCGGTCTCGCCCATGATCGCCATCGGACAGGGTGCGGGCGGCGGCACCGCCGGTCTTCTCGTGGTGTACGGCGCCGTGATCACGGGTGGAGTCGCGGCCTTCCTCATCGCCCCTTTCGCCGGGCGGCTGACCACGTACTTTCCCCCGATCGTCACCGGCACCCTCCTCACGGTCATCGGCATCGTCCTCATCCCGGTGGCGCTCCGGGACGTCGGCGGCGGCTCGGCGCTCATGGACGGGCCCCACTACGGGGACCCGGTCAACCTCGCGTACGCGGGTGGAACCCTCTTGTTCATCCTGCTGGTGATGCGGTTCGGCGGTCCGCCCCTGCGCAGCGTCGCGATCCTGCTCGGACTGGTGGGAGGAACCGCCGTCGCCTGGCTGCTCGGCGACGTCGACCTCGGGGCGGTCGACCAGGCGGACTGGCTCGGCGTCAGCACTCCCTTCCACTACGGTCTGCCGCACTTCTCGGTCTTCCCCATGCTGGCGATGGTCGTCGTCATGCTCATCACCATGGTGGAGACCACGGGAGACGTGTACGCCATGGGCGAGATCACCGGACGGAGGGTCGACGGTGACACGGTCAGCCGCGCGCTGCGCGCCGACGGCGTCGCCACCGTGCTGGGCGGGGTGCTCAACTCCTTCCCGTACGTGGCGTTCGCGGAGAACATCGGTCTGGTGCGCATCTCCCGCGTCACCAGCCGGTTCGTCGTCGTCGCGGCCGGCGTCTTCATGATCCTTCTCGGCCTGGTGCCGAAGGCCGGAGCCTTGGTGGCCTCCGTCCCCCACCCCGTGCTCGGCGCGGCGGCCGTCGCGATGTTCGGCATGGTCGCCACCGTCGGCATTCAGATCCTCGGCAAGGTCGACCTGCGGGAGGAACGCAATGCCATCATCCTGGCCGTCAGTCTCGGCACCGCGATGCTCCCGACGGCCGTCGCGCCCTTCTTCGAGCGCATGCCGGCCGAGGTGCGGGCCGTCCTGGGCAGCGGAATCACGCTCGGCACGCTGACGGCGGTCCTGTTGAACCTGTTCTTCCACGTCTTCGAGAGTCGCCGGAAGCGAAAGGACATCGACTGGGACGGCCTCGCCGCGTACGACGACGGGACGGGTGCGCAGACCGCTACGGCCCGCTGA
- a CDS encoding vWA domain-containing protein yields MKLRLDGESSTRSTPTGLVLVLDESGSDGTEWAQLKDFVKSVVNGVAAHGLLTHGGRVGVVGFADGVTPPVSALSGDKDAVLNAIDTNPKRTPALASPAVRRRPTASWGPTTPPATSW; encoded by the coding sequence GTGAAGCTGAGACTCGACGGCGAGTCCAGCACCCGGTCGACACCGACCGGCCTGGTGCTCGTCCTCGACGAGTCCGGCAGCGACGGCACCGAGTGGGCCCAGCTGAAGGACTTCGTCAAGAGCGTGGTCAACGGCGTGGCGGCCCACGGGCTGTTGACCCACGGCGGCAGGGTCGGCGTCGTCGGCTTCGCCGACGGCGTGACACCGCCCGTCAGCGCGCTCAGCGGTGACAAGGACGCCGTCCTGAACGCCATCGACACCAACCCGAAGCGAACACCGGCACTTGCGTCGCCTGCGGTCCGGCGGAGGCCAACAGCGTCATGGGGCCCGACGACCCCGCCCGCAACCAGCTGGTGA
- a CDS encoding extracellular solute-binding protein — MKNRHLACPLAAATALVLAGCGMLPGGDGGTRTVNVWLMRNSASEDFLKRFTEAYEQEHAGVELEFTIQDWTGIGKKVTEAIQGSGGPDVIEVGNTQVAQYADTEKLFDLTLESVRDLGSEDWLPGLAEPGSIAGAQYGIPWYAANRIVIYNKDLFEDAGIDKPPATRAEWLDDTEKLNTNGTQGIYLAGQDWYTLAGFIWDEGGELAVDKGGQWTGALDSPAARRGMAFYKELQALGSGPKDADEQTPPQADVFAKGDVAQLIATPSAVAAILKADPGLKDKLGYFPIPGKKADRPCAVFTGGSDLIIPENAPQRGAALDVVKALAGEKWQSELARAMGYVPNKKSLASVVAGQEATAAMAKGAARGRATPNSPQWANVEADNPIKPYMTAVLRGEDPVKAAKDASTAITDTLAE, encoded by the coding sequence GTGAAGAACCGCCATCTCGCCTGCCCCCTGGCAGCCGCCACCGCGCTCGTCCTCGCCGGCTGCGGGATGCTGCCGGGCGGCGACGGCGGGACGAGGACCGTGAACGTCTGGCTCATGCGGAACAGCGCCAGCGAGGACTTCCTGAAGCGCTTCACCGAGGCGTACGAGCAGGAGCACGCGGGAGTCGAGCTCGAGTTCACGATCCAGGACTGGACCGGCATCGGGAAGAAGGTCACCGAGGCGATCCAGGGCTCCGGCGGCCCCGACGTCATCGAGGTCGGCAACACCCAGGTCGCCCAGTACGCCGACACCGAGAAGCTCTTCGACCTCACCCTGGAGTCGGTCCGCGACCTCGGCAGCGAGGACTGGCTGCCCGGTCTCGCCGAGCCGGGCAGCATCGCCGGAGCCCAGTACGGCATTCCCTGGTACGCGGCCAACCGCATCGTCATCTACAACAAGGACCTGTTCGAGGACGCCGGCATCGACAAGCCGCCGGCCACCCGGGCCGAGTGGCTCGACGACACAGAGAAGCTCAACACGAACGGCACCCAGGGCATCTACCTCGCCGGACAGGACTGGTACACCCTCGCCGGCTTCATCTGGGACGAGGGCGGCGAACTCGCCGTCGACAAGGGCGGCCAGTGGACCGGCGCGCTCGACAGCCCGGCCGCCCGGCGGGGCATGGCCTTCTACAAGGAGCTCCAGGCCCTCGGCTCCGGCCCGAAGGACGCCGACGAGCAGACCCCGCCGCAGGCCGACGTCTTCGCCAAGGGCGACGTCGCCCAGCTCATCGCCACGCCCAGCGCCGTCGCCGCCATCCTCAAGGCCGACCCGGGCCTCAAGGACAAGCTCGGCTACTTCCCGATACCCGGCAAGAAGGCCGACCGGCCCTGCGCCGTCTTCACCGGCGGCTCCGACCTCATCATCCCCGAGAACGCCCCCCAGCGCGGCGCCGCCCTCGACGTCGTCAAGGCCCTCGCCGGCGAGAAGTGGCAGTCCGAACTCGCCCGCGCCATGGGCTACGTGCCCAACAAGAAGAGCCTCGCCTCCGTCGTCGCCGGCCAGGAGGCCACCGCCGCCATGGCGAAGGGCGCCGCACGCGGCCGGGCCACCCCCAACTCCCCGCAGTGGGCGAACGTCGAGGCCGACAACCCCATCAAGCCGTACATGACGGCCGTCCTCCGGGGCGAGGACCCCGTCAAGGCGGCGAAGGACGCCTCGACCGCGATCACGGACACCCTCGCCGAATAG